The DNA segment AGTTCGATCTCTTCGGGAACAGCCCCGGCTTCGCTTATCCGGTCGGCTACTTGCTGCGCGAAAGCCTCGATTGAACTGTTTCCCTCATCATACGCGCTGATCTTGACGTAATATTTTCCTTTCCAGAAATGGAGAGAATAATCATCTCCGAACGATTCGTTCCCCGTATCCGAAAATCTGCTTTCCGCCGTCCTGTACCTCGAGTAGATCCCGAATGCCATAAGAGGCGTCTCATGGGCGTATATCTCGACTTTTATCTCGCCTCCGGCACCATTGACGTAATGTTGCGCGACGACTTTTTGAAAATTATACGCGAGGAAATTCTCTGCCGATCCGTTTATATATTCCCAGAGGTCGTCTGCCATATATGAAATCATCTCTCCGTCCCTCTCCCACCCCGCGATCGCACCGCTGCCAGGGAGAAGCCCTTCTATGACCTCCTCTTCAGCCACTGCCGCTTCAAGCTGACCTGCCGGAGAAAGTGCGAATAAAAGAACCGCGGAAAGAATCGATAAAAAGATCTTTCTTAAAAACATCTCATACACCTTTCTGTCTCTGCCCGGGCGTGATCATTGTTTCCTTTTCCTATTATATTTCCCGGGACGGTTTTTTGCGCCATTTTTTTTCTTTTTTTCGGCCTGTTATGCGGCGACACTTAATCTTTGGTCATTACCGGTCTCGCGTGGTATATTTCTTCCAACCGGGAAAGGAGTATCAATATGGGGTTTTTCAAAAGGCTTTTAGGCCTCGAAGTAAAACCGGGAGAGCCTGTAGCTCTTCAGGACCTGGCCGGGTATAAAAAGGCAACGGGCAGCAATACTCCGTCTCTCGTTTATTATTTCCATCTCTGGTGTTCATCATGCCAGGTCATGGGAGGATTGCTTAACGAGATCGGCCCCGACTATACAGAGACTATCGATTTTTATAAACTCGACATCCACAAGGTCCCGGAGGCTGCCACGGCGCAAGCTGTCTCAGCTGTCCCCACTTTGATAATATTCCTTGCCGGGGAACCTGTCGCCAGGCATTCGGGACTTATCCCGATCGACCAGCTCAGGGAGTGGATAGAGAAGAATATCAGCCCCGGGATCTCGTGATATTTTCGGGCCCCGGCGTCGGAGTAAGACATGACCTTCCAAGGACCTGAACCTCTGGCCTTGCAGGGAGAAAAAATGATAAAGCATATCCTGGCAACGGTTCTGCTTGCCGGATTGATCTCGGGAAACGCGTTGTCACAGGAGAGGGAAAGCGAATATTATTTCAAACTGTCCGGCGGGGTCAGTCAGCCATATCTGCGGAATCTTTCCGACGAACTGGCCGCCCAGGGGCGCGACGGCTTATCCCCCGGGTATTGCGCGGCGGTATCTCTGGGCCGTTCGCTGATGGAAGGAAAATGGTCTTTTGAGATCGGCATGAACCTCTCGCGCTATCCTTCTTTCCGGTACGAAAATGAATTCCAGGATTTCAGTGGTACGATCGTTCATTATGGCTTCGCCGTCATAGCAAAAAGATGCCTGAGGCCCGGGAAAGAGAGTCTCGTCCCTTATGTCGGGGTCGGCATAGGTTACGGCAAGACGCAGCTTTCGGGAGAGGCGGGAAAGCTTGACGGCCCGGAGGCGATAATTCTTCTTCAGCTTGAACACAGGGTCGGCCAATATATCGATATAATGGCTGAATCTGTCTGGACGCCTCTTATCCTCAACGAAAGATACAGTTCTCCTTTCACCGTGGAAAGCGATTATGATGGTATAATCGACCGTTATGAAAGGGATATGAACGACGGTTTTTCCTCAATCGAGCTGCGGATAGGAATAAAGGTGTGGCTTAAGCCTCCCAGAAAATATTAAGGATCGCAAGGTCCCGCCTGGGAGAAGGTTCCGGAGGTCCCGTCATGTCAAAGATCAGCGCCGTTATAATTTTTTTCTTCGTGATCCTTACCGGATGCGGCATCCATTCCTCTGACAGGGAGAATAAACGGGTCGGAGGATGCGCGCTCGACACGATACGGGCCGGGCTTGAGATGAATGATCTGTCCGTTTTGCAGCAAACTCCCTTCAGAATAACGATCAAATCTACCAGTGACCGGGGAAAAGCCGCATTTACAATCTACGCCCTCGATCTTACCGCGAGACTCGATTCCCTCGATATCCCGATCGCCGGGCGTTCCGATATCATTCACGTCGTAAGTGGCCCGTGCTGGCCCGAATTCAGCGTTATTTTCCGGATCGCTCCACCTGCCGATGATATTCTCGATCTTCTCCGCCTGAATCTTCTCACCGGAGAGATCGGTGGCCACGCGCCCCGGGAAAACAGGCCGGAAAATTTCGGCGCCTTCTTCATAACCGCCGGCAGAGGATCAAGTGATCTGTGGACAGTCTGGTATGAGGAGGATGATTGATCAGTCACCGGGATCGCGGAGCCACTCCGGAACAGGGGCCGGCCTGAACTTTGCTCCATATACAATATCATCTCCGAGGACCAGGGCTCTCCTTATCCACGGCAGATTGACAGCCGCCGAAGCGATCATCCTGTGAAAGAGGGTCGGTGGTTTCGTCCAGGGACATACCGACTGGCAGATCGAACAGGTATACCCGGTATGACCCCAGTACTTAAGACACGCCTCGGGGTCTATCTGCCATTTTCGGATCCCCCTTACAACGATCTTCTCTCCGCGCGAGATCGCCCCCGAGGGACAGTTCACGGCGCATTTTTTACATTTATCGCAAAAATCCTGTATTCCAAGATCGACCGGTTCGTCGAATTCGAGAGGCATCGCGGTCGTGACGGTCGAAAGCCGGAAATTGGCCCCCAGCCTCCTGCTTACAAGATACCCCGACCTGGCCAGCTCTCCGATACCGGCATCTACCGCTACGGGCACAGCCAGGATGCAGTAATTCCTGAGGTGGTGCGCACGCGCGGGGTATCCAAGCGCCCTTATGAACCTGGCAAGCTGCACGGAGACGAGGACCGACCTGGCATATATTCTGCCCGTCTCAAGATCGACAGCGCGGCTCGACCCGGTATCGATCATCGCCTTCGACTGCCGGAAAGCCATTGAAATAGCGCAGTTATGATCCAGTTCTATCCGCTCTCCATACCTTGCCCCCTGGTAATTCTCCGGAATACCCTCGAAGTATGGGGGGTTGGCGTATCCCCCGTTAAAAAAAGGCCTCGACCCCCTGTGCGAATAGACCCATTCCTTTTTCAGGGGCCCGATACGCACATCGTCAGCTCCGAGAAACAGTGCGAATTCCCTGATCTTTTCTTTCGCCTCTTCAGGATTCCATCTGGCCTTTTCCCTCGCGGGAAGGCCATCGACCATGTCTGGAAGAGCAAGCGCCGCTGAGGGTATGAACTGCGATTCATAGATAGCCCTGGCGATCTCATCTGTGTCGGACGACCTTTCCATCTTAGCCCTGATAAAACGGGCAAGTCGCCTGTCGATCTCGATCTTTTCGGGATGGACAAGATGGTATTCGACTTCCTCGACGCTTCCTTCCACAAGCGCCTCGCGCGAGAAGACGGTATCCCTCTCGTCGAACCTCGATATCTCCCCCTCGATCGTGTATGTCGGTATCGCCGTCATTCCCCGTTTCCTTCAAGATATGAGTAACTCCATGGATAATATAGATATTCCCGGCACAATACCAATAAATTCTTCCTCCCGGCTGTTGAAGGAATCCATTGATATTTACAGGCGTTTACTGTACATTATAAAAGCTGTGTCTTACAGACGCTTTTTACTGCTACTAATAAATTATACACCCCCCAGGAGGAAACCCGATATGGAAATGCTGCTTTCCGGAAACCAGGCGATAGCCCGCGGCATGTACGAGTACGGCGGCGAGTTCGCCTCTGCATATCCCGGAACACCGAGCACCGAGATCCTAGAGACGATCGCGCGGTTTTTTAAGGACGACGTCTATGCCGAATGGGCGATAAATGAAAAGGTAGCTCTCGAAGTCGCTGTCGGAGCAAGTTACGGCGGCGCCAGGTCCCTTGCCGCGATGAAGCATGTCGGCCTTAACGTCGCGGCCGATCCTTTTATGACTCTTTCATATACAGGCGTCAATGCCGGCCTTGTAATAATCTCTGCAGACGATCCGAGCCTGCATTCATCGCAGAACGAGCAGGATAACAGGTTCTATGGAAAATTCGCCTCGATCCCCGTTCTCGAACCGTCGACAAGCCAGGAAGCAAAGGATTTCGTAAAGTACTCGTTCGAGATAAGCGAAGAGTTCGACACTCCGGTCCTCCTGAGAGTCACGACCCGTATCTGCCATTCGAAGGGTCTCGTCTCCATAGGAGAGCGGGAAACGGTGGAAAAGGGAGGTTTTGTACCAGATATTGAAAAATATGTAATGGTCCCCGCACACGCGATCAAAAGGCACAGACTCGTTATCGAACGGCTGGAAAAACTCAAGGCTTACGCCGAAAAGACCGACCTCAACCGGATAGAATGGAAAGACAAGAAAATCGGGATCGTGACGGGAAGCGTCGCCTACCAGTACGCCCGCGAAGCGATGCCTGAAGCGAGCATACTCAAACTCGGCATGGGATTCCCTCTTCCTATGGAGAAGATAAGGGCTTTTGCCGCTGAAGTAGACCAGCTTTTCGTTGTTGAAGAACTCGAATCGTTCTACGAAGAGATGATCGCGGCTGCGGGAATAAAAGTCGAAGGTAAAAAATATTTCTCAAACTTTATGGAACTCAATATTGACAGGGTCCGGGAAGGGTTCGTAAAGGCCGGTGTACTCGACAGTTCCGTTCTCAAATCGATTCCGGAGACGGAAGCTGTCCTTCCAAGGCCGCCGGTACTCTGTTCGGGCTGCCCGCACAGGGGCCTTATGGTGGCTCTTAAAAAGATAGGCGTCTACACTACCGGAGATATCGGATGTTATACCCTTGGAGGGCTGCCCCCGCTGAGCCAGATACACACATGCCTCTGCATGGGAGCCTCCATCGGTCACGCCTTCGGTATCGAGAAAGCGGGAAAGACCGAAAAGAAAGCTGTCGCCCTTCTCGGAGACAGCACATTCCTTCATTCCGGCATTACCGGCCTGGCCAGCGCCGTCTTTAACAAGAGCACGATCACTGTCGTGATCGCCGATAATGGGATAACGGCAATGACCGGGGGCCAGGACAATCCAGCGACGCTCAAGACTCTTATGGGTGAAAAGACCAAACCTGTCGATCTGGTGAAGCTCTGCGAATCCCTCGGCGTTGAACATGTAAGGACTGTCGATCCCTATGACCTCGATGAGACGGTATCGGTCCTGAAGGAAGAAGTGGATCGCGATGACCTTTCGGTGGTAATAACGACAAGGCCTTGCATGCTCTTCCCTTCGAAGATCAGGGATATCCCTTACACGGTAGTGACTGATAAATGTATAGCATGTCATGCCTGTTTCAGGGTCGGCTGCCCCTCGATCTCAGCCGCTCCGGAGACTAACGAGAAGGGTAAGCATAAATCGTTGATAGACACGACCACCTGCACCGGATGTACTATCTGCGCCCAGGTATGCCCTGTCGGAGCTATAGTCAAGGTC comes from the Candidatus Krumholzibacteriota bacterium genome and includes:
- a CDS encoding reductive dehalogenase produces the protein MTAIPTYTIEGEISRFDERDTVFSREALVEGSVEEVEYHLVHPEKIEIDRRLARFIRAKMERSSDTDEIARAIYESQFIPSAALALPDMVDGLPAREKARWNPEEAKEKIREFALFLGADDVRIGPLKKEWVYSHRGSRPFFNGGYANPPYFEGIPENYQGARYGERIELDHNCAISMAFRQSKAMIDTGSSRAVDLETGRIYARSVLVSVQLARFIRALGYPARAHHLRNYCILAVPVAVDAGIGELARSGYLVSRRLGANFRLSTVTTAMPLEFDEPVDLGIQDFCDKCKKCAVNCPSGAISRGEKIVVRGIRKWQIDPEACLKYWGHTGYTCSICQSVCPWTKPPTLFHRMIASAAVNLPWIRRALVLGDDIVYGAKFRPAPVPEWLRDPGD
- the iorA gene encoding indolepyruvate ferredoxin oxidoreductase subunit alpha encodes the protein MEMLLSGNQAIARGMYEYGGEFASAYPGTPSTEILETIARFFKDDVYAEWAINEKVALEVAVGASYGGARSLAAMKHVGLNVAADPFMTLSYTGVNAGLVIISADDPSLHSSQNEQDNRFYGKFASIPVLEPSTSQEAKDFVKYSFEISEEFDTPVLLRVTTRICHSKGLVSIGERETVEKGGFVPDIEKYVMVPAHAIKRHRLVIERLEKLKAYAEKTDLNRIEWKDKKIGIVTGSVAYQYAREAMPEASILKLGMGFPLPMEKIRAFAAEVDQLFVVEELESFYEEMIAAAGIKVEGKKYFSNFMELNIDRVREGFVKAGVLDSSVLKSIPETEAVLPRPPVLCSGCPHRGLMVALKKIGVYTTGDIGCYTLGGLPPLSQIHTCLCMGASIGHAFGIEKAGKTEKKAVALLGDSTFLHSGITGLASAVFNKSTITVVIADNGITAMTGGQDNPATLKTLMGEKTKPVDLVKLCESLGVEHVRTVDPYDLDETVSVLKEEVDRDDLSVVITTRPCMLFPSKIRDIPYTVVTDKCIACHACFRVGCPSISAAPETNEKGKHKSLIDTTTCTGCTICAQVCPVGAIVKV